From one Dermacentor andersoni chromosome 1, qqDerAnde1_hic_scaffold, whole genome shotgun sequence genomic stretch:
- the LOC126547163 gene encoding uncharacterized protein has product MKSTALLCGLLLVNAAKAGFLGGGGGGGLGGGGYGGGGYSGGGYGGGGYGGGGLGGGFGGGGHGGGGYGGGGYGGGGYGGGGYGGGGVGGGVGHTSTYLVRTVSRTHGGGGGGLGGGYGGGLGGYGGGGYGGGGYGGGGYGGGGYGGYSGGGYSGGLGGFGGGGYGGGGSGGAAKVIIIKGGGGGGVGGGLGGGYGGYGGGLGGLGGASYGGGGYGGGGYGGGGYGGGGHHGGWH; this is encoded by the exons ATGAAGTCTACG GCTCTCCTTTGCGGTCTCCTGCTAGTCAACGCCGCTAAAGCTGGCTTCCTAGGcggaggtggcggcggtggtcTCGGAGGCGGCGGATACGGCGGCGGAGGATACAGCGGCGGAGGATACGGCGGTGGTGGCTATGGCGGTGGGGGCCTCGGTGGAGGGTTCGGAGGTGGCGGCCACGGAGGTGGCGGCTATGGAGGTGGCGGCTATGGAGGTGGTGGCTATGGAGGAGGTGGCTACGGCGGCGGAGGCGTAGGCGGCGGAGTGGGCCACACATCCACCTATCTGGTGCGCACCGTGAGCAGAACGCATGGTGGAGGCGGCGGAGGCCTCGGCGGCGGGTACGGCGGCGGCCTCGGAGGTTACGGAGGCGGAGGCTACGGCGGAGGAGGCTACGGCGGCGGCGGCTATGGCGGCGGCGGATATGGCGGCTACAGTGGTGGCGGATACAGCGGTGGACTCGGTGGCTTTGGAGGCGGTGGCTACGGCGGTGGAGGATCTGGTGGCGCCGCCAAGGTGATCATCATCAAGGGAGGAGGAGGCGGCGGAGTCGGCGGCGGACTCGGCGGCGGATACGGTGGATACGGCGGCGGCTTGGGAGGACTGGGAGGAGCCAGCTACGGCGGCGGCGGATACGGTGGGGGTGGATACGGTGGTGGCGGATACGGTGGCGGGGGCCACCACGGCGGCTGGCACTAA